A stretch of the Symmachiella macrocystis genome encodes the following:
- a CDS encoding HAD-IIB family hydrolase: MSTELTNGAEASISDSISLATSTRTEDLKITLISIHGLIRARNPELGRDADTGGQVKYVLELARELAEHPHVREVELLTRQILDPKLDDDYAQLEEPISQNAKIVRIPCGPKRYLRKESLWPYLEMFIDQTLPHFKRTGLPDIIHGHYADAGLVGAQLARLLHIPFVFTGHSLGRVKRQRFSLGSIDEETLEKRYKFTTRIEAEEMALETASMVVTSTNQEVHQQYELYDHYVPDRMEVIPPGVDLAQFYPRDEKWSPGPIAEELSHFLREPDKPMILTVARPDERKNLEMLVKVYGESPQLQEIANLVLVLGTRDDVRSLPKAQQAVIDNVLYLIDLYNLYGKVAYPKTHAPEDVPDLYRLAESTRGVFINPALTEPFGLTLLEAGATGLPIVATNDGGPRDIIANCCNGLLVDPLNREEIEHALLRTLTEPEEWSEWSSNGVEGTRKNYAWSNHAKRYLRDLNDIHKHSSSPTLMNRPITRRLPEFDRLIITDLDNTLTGHEDSLSEFVDLIRENDHVGFGIATGRRLDSAHELVEKLGLPRPDLMDTDCGTQLHYGESLTPDKSWQKSIGYAWKPREIREVLDNLPGMFIQDESHQSEFKISYEVDFTKSPTLAAIKKSLREAGLRAKIVMSLGMYLDVIPVRGGSDLSMRHVLWKWGFAPEHVLVAGDSGNDAGMLLGRTLGVVVGNHSSELNRLKNLPRIYFAEAENAAGILEGIQYYNFLDKIVIPNDRIE; this comes from the coding sequence ATGTCCACGGAATTGACAAACGGCGCTGAGGCATCGATATCTGACAGCATTTCCTTGGCGACTTCCACGCGAACGGAAGATTTGAAGATCACGTTGATCAGCATTCATGGCTTGATTCGAGCACGCAATCCGGAATTGGGGCGCGACGCCGATACGGGGGGGCAGGTCAAATACGTGCTGGAACTGGCACGCGAACTGGCGGAACACCCCCACGTTCGTGAAGTCGAGTTGCTCACGCGGCAGATCTTGGATCCCAAACTCGACGACGACTACGCCCAATTAGAAGAGCCGATTTCACAGAACGCGAAAATCGTCAGAATCCCGTGCGGCCCCAAACGCTATCTTCGCAAAGAGTCGTTGTGGCCTTATCTAGAAATGTTCATCGACCAGACGCTGCCGCACTTTAAGCGGACCGGATTGCCGGACATCATTCATGGACATTATGCCGATGCTGGCTTGGTGGGCGCGCAATTGGCTCGATTGCTGCATATTCCCTTTGTATTCACTGGCCACTCGCTGGGGCGTGTCAAACGCCAACGGTTTTCGCTGGGCAGCATTGATGAGGAGACTCTGGAAAAGCGGTACAAATTCACCACGCGAATCGAAGCCGAAGAAATGGCGCTCGAGACTGCCTCGATGGTAGTCACCAGTACCAACCAAGAGGTGCATCAACAGTACGAACTCTATGACCACTACGTGCCGGATCGGATGGAGGTGATTCCTCCCGGCGTTGATCTTGCCCAGTTTTATCCCCGCGATGAAAAGTGGAGCCCCGGTCCGATTGCCGAGGAGTTAAGCCACTTCCTCCGCGAGCCTGATAAGCCAATGATTCTCACGGTGGCCCGACCGGACGAGCGGAAAAACTTGGAGATGCTGGTCAAGGTCTATGGTGAAAGCCCGCAATTGCAGGAAATTGCGAATTTGGTGTTGGTGCTGGGGACCCGCGACGACGTTCGCTCCCTGCCCAAAGCGCAGCAGGCGGTCATCGACAATGTGCTGTACCTCATCGACCTGTACAACCTTTATGGTAAAGTCGCCTATCCCAAAACACATGCGCCGGAAGATGTACCCGATTTGTATCGTTTGGCTGAATCGACGCGGGGCGTGTTCATCAATCCCGCACTGACCGAGCCGTTTGGTTTGACACTGCTGGAGGCGGGGGCCACCGGTTTGCCGATTGTCGCTACAAATGACGGCGGCCCGCGCGATATTATTGCGAATTGTTGTAACGGACTGTTGGTTGATCCGTTGAATCGTGAAGAGATCGAGCATGCTTTGTTGCGGACGTTGACCGAGCCGGAAGAGTGGTCGGAATGGTCGTCCAATGGGGTTGAGGGCACGCGTAAGAATTATGCCTGGAGCAACCATGCGAAGCGTTATTTGCGGGATCTTAACGATATTCATAAGCACTCCTCCTCCCCGACGCTCATGAACCGGCCGATCACGCGCCGGTTACCGGAATTTGACCGGTTGATCATTACCGATTTGGACAATACACTGACCGGCCATGAGGACTCGTTGTCGGAATTTGTCGACTTGATTCGCGAAAACGATCATGTCGGTTTTGGTATCGCTACAGGGCGGCGTCTGGACAGCGCTCACGAGTTGGTGGAAAAACTGGGATTGCCGCGTCCCGACCTGATGGATACTGATTGCGGCACACAATTACATTACGGCGAAAGCCTCACCCCGGATAAAAGTTGGCAAAAGTCCATTGGATACGCTTGGAAACCTCGCGAAATACGCGAAGTATTGGACAATCTCCCCGGAATGTTTATCCAGGACGAAAGCCACCAGTCGGAATTCAAAATCAGTTATGAAGTTGATTTCACGAAATCGCCGACTTTGGCGGCCATTAAAAAAAGTCTGCGCGAAGCGGGCTTGCGTGCTAAAATAGTCATGTCGTTGGGGATGTACCTCGATGTCATCCCGGTCCGCGGCGGCAGCGACCTCTCGATGCGGCACGTGCTGTGGAAGTGGGGCTTCGCTCCGGAGCATGTGTTGGTGGCCGGCGATTCCGGCAACGACGCCGGTATGTTGTTGGGGCGAACGCTGGGCGTTGTCGTGGGGAATCACAGCAGCGAATTGAATCGACTAAAAAATCTTCCTCGGATTTATTTCGCTGAAGCCGAAAATGCGGCCGGAATTCTCGAGGGTATACAATACTACAACTTTTTGGACAAAATCGTCATTCCCAATGATCGGATTGAATGA
- a CDS encoding DUF4301 family protein — protein sequence MSFTDADQEFWRQYGVNLEEVQRQQAQMANRPPAPVLVRPCTIGDGIEQLPADVHSDLIAMHRASVDAGRWLKFVPASGAATRMFAVASDEDKQRFREALDQFAFADDVHRWFTEQGIDLNDQSSTAGDDDVVNAVISSPGLDFGRLPKGLVKFHKYPDQARTPFEEHLLEAQAGFGAEGKPLKAHFTVGGDHVELFAEQLRKFAAGRDGVSLDVGFSVQHPSTDTIALDDAGELLRDELGQPVMRPGGHGALVENLHEVQGDLVFVKNIDNVGHEHAQDASVKWMQVLGGYLVRLQAAIHQHLRALETGDAAAVSAAADFVKVTFPDSTQSETTDQQVLRASLIAQLRRPLRVCGMVENVGEPGGGPFWVQKPDGTISAEIVESAEVNADDSAQQAIFGKATHFNPVFIAAAVRDENGELFDLRNFVDHDRAIITRKRVGGEFATVLERPGLWNGTMSGWNTVFVEVPIDVFSPVKTVFDLMRKEHQPPGDDGGSANL from the coding sequence ATGTCGTTTACTGATGCTGACCAGGAATTCTGGCGGCAATATGGCGTGAATCTTGAAGAGGTACAACGGCAACAGGCTCAAATGGCGAACCGGCCTCCGGCGCCTGTGTTGGTCCGACCATGTACTATCGGCGATGGGATTGAGCAATTGCCCGCGGATGTGCACAGCGACTTAATCGCCATGCACCGTGCATCGGTCGACGCGGGACGGTGGTTGAAGTTTGTTCCCGCCTCCGGTGCGGCAACACGCATGTTTGCAGTGGCCTCGGATGAAGACAAGCAGCGGTTTCGTGAGGCGTTGGATCAGTTCGCATTCGCCGATGATGTGCATCGCTGGTTCACGGAACAGGGCATTGACCTCAACGATCAGTCATCCACTGCCGGTGACGATGACGTGGTGAATGCGGTCATCTCCTCACCCGGTCTCGATTTTGGAAGGCTTCCCAAAGGCTTGGTGAAGTTTCATAAGTATCCCGACCAGGCGCGGACACCCTTCGAAGAGCATCTGTTGGAAGCACAAGCGGGATTTGGAGCGGAAGGCAAACCGCTGAAGGCGCATTTTACCGTCGGTGGGGACCACGTCGAATTGTTTGCCGAGCAGTTGCGGAAATTTGCTGCGGGACGCGATGGCGTTTCCCTCGATGTTGGGTTTTCTGTGCAACATCCCTCGACCGACACGATTGCTTTGGATGATGCCGGAGAACTGTTGCGCGATGAACTAGGGCAACCGGTCATGCGTCCGGGCGGGCACGGCGCGTTGGTCGAGAATCTGCATGAGGTTCAGGGCGACTTGGTTTTTGTCAAAAACATCGACAATGTCGGCCACGAACATGCACAAGACGCCTCCGTCAAGTGGATGCAGGTTTTAGGTGGATATCTCGTCCGTCTGCAAGCAGCCATTCACCAACACCTGCGGGCTCTCGAAACTGGAGACGCCGCCGCCGTGTCTGCTGCCGCTGATTTTGTGAAGGTCACATTTCCAGATTCCACGCAATCAGAAACCACTGACCAACAAGTCTTGCGTGCATCGCTCATCGCGCAATTGCGACGCCCGCTCCGTGTGTGTGGTATGGTCGAAAATGTGGGGGAGCCGGGCGGAGGTCCGTTTTGGGTGCAGAAACCGGATGGCACCATTTCAGCGGAGATCGTCGAGTCGGCTGAAGTGAATGCGGACGACTCCGCTCAACAGGCGATTTTTGGTAAAGCCACCCATTTCAATCCGGTGTTCATTGCCGCAGCAGTACGGGACGAAAACGGCGAATTATTTGATCTGCGGAACTTTGTAGATCATGACCGAGCGATCATCACGCGCAAGCGGGTGGGGGGGGAATTCGCCACGGTCTTGGAACGACCGGGGTTGTGGAACGGGACGATGTCGGGTTGGAATACCGTTTTCGTCGAAGTTCCCATCGACGTATTTTCGCCGGTCAAAACTGTGTTCGACTTGATGAGAAAGGAACATCAGCCGCCCGGCGATGACGGAGGATCAGCAAATTTGTAA
- a CDS encoding PP2C family protein-serine/threonine phosphatase — MMNLSKMDCFAKTDMGRRRAENDDQYLVADLVKAVRIQSTSLSYDDYSKVSGDSQGKVLLVADGLGNPAAGSRASTLAVDETINCMVNRMYWSAFGHAAERDDQRLLFADLVTALKSCQRRIHDEAEWNVAKQGMGTTLTVAIVNWPALHVVHVGDSRCYLSHDGELQQVTQDHTLAQARVDAGECTIADAQESLGGGALWNVVGGKSPDIDPKVYNSSLSIGDTLLLCTDGLHKHVTDDEIADILHKRHSAREVCEDLVNKANAAGGADNITVAVARFHDTKQKPLVQDQEVAQETGAAELGGGEKIDSAPQAATIPVATPSKVVSR; from the coding sequence ATGATGAATCTCAGTAAAATGGATTGCTTTGCAAAGACGGACATGGGGCGCCGGCGGGCCGAGAACGACGATCAGTATCTGGTCGCCGATCTGGTCAAAGCTGTGCGAATTCAGTCGACCTCACTGAGTTATGATGATTATTCCAAGGTCTCGGGCGATTCGCAGGGAAAAGTTCTGCTGGTGGCCGATGGTTTGGGGAATCCCGCAGCTGGTAGCCGGGCGAGTACGTTAGCCGTTGATGAGACAATCAACTGCATGGTCAACCGCATGTACTGGTCCGCATTCGGCCATGCTGCCGAACGTGATGATCAACGCTTGCTCTTTGCTGATTTGGTCACAGCGCTCAAATCTTGTCAGCGACGCATTCACGATGAAGCTGAGTGGAACGTAGCGAAACAGGGGATGGGAACGACGTTGACCGTTGCGATCGTCAACTGGCCCGCATTGCATGTCGTGCATGTTGGGGATAGCCGTTGCTATCTCAGCCATGACGGCGAATTGCAGCAGGTCACCCAAGATCACACCTTGGCCCAAGCGCGCGTCGATGCCGGGGAGTGTACGATCGCCGATGCTCAGGAGTCGCTCGGCGGAGGGGCGCTGTGGAATGTCGTGGGAGGAAAATCGCCTGACATCGATCCCAAGGTTTACAATTCCAGTTTGTCCATCGGCGATACGTTGCTGCTTTGTACCGATGGTTTGCACAAACATGTGACTGATGACGAGATCGCCGACATCTTGCATAAACGGCATTCTGCGCGGGAAGTCTGTGAAGACTTGGTCAACAAGGCCAATGCCGCCGGCGGGGCAGACAACATTACCGTTGCGGTCGCGCGTTTTCATGATACAAAACAGAAACCGTTGGTGCAGGATCAGGAAGTCGCACAGGAGACGGGGGCTGCGGAGCTGGGCGGTGGGGAGAAAATTGATTCGGCCCCTCAGGCTGCCACGATTCCAGTCGCAACTCCCAGCAAAGTTGTGTCCCGTTAA
- a CDS encoding formate/nitrite transporter family protein produces the protein MAEEPGKILLPDGTVASAEEDTTTERGKDRNWEEGQYIPVIVKRSDEVRRHPDDSLEHAIDDGLEQLKRPTVSLFLSAIAAGLTVGFSAMAVAVVTQAVAPLESTLLTRIATAVVYPLGFVLCVMSGAQLYTEHTATAVYPLLDRQATFKMLLRLWVIVIAGNLLGAAASASLLTMTETVIQAKAGYVAIGHHLVEFDAFSLIVSALLAGWLMALGAWLVISTRIGFSQMVSIYVVTFLIGLGGLHHSIAGSAEMFTALFISDEFTLRQTMRFIGLALFGNLIGGSLFVGVLNYAHIRKTQPASEASSIKTEDS, from the coding sequence ATGGCTGAGGAACCAGGCAAGATTTTACTCCCTGACGGCACCGTCGCGAGTGCCGAAGAGGATACGACCACCGAGCGGGGAAAGGATCGCAACTGGGAAGAGGGCCAATACATTCCCGTGATCGTTAAACGCAGCGACGAAGTCCGTCGGCATCCCGACGACTCGTTGGAGCACGCGATCGACGACGGCTTAGAACAACTCAAACGCCCGACCGTTTCGCTGTTCTTGTCAGCCATTGCAGCAGGCTTGACTGTCGGCTTTTCTGCGATGGCCGTAGCAGTCGTCACGCAGGCCGTTGCCCCACTGGAATCAACCTTGCTGACGCGAATCGCCACGGCAGTTGTGTATCCGTTGGGATTTGTTTTGTGTGTCATGAGCGGAGCACAGCTCTACACCGAACACACCGCCACAGCCGTCTATCCGCTGCTTGACCGCCAAGCAACTTTTAAAATGTTGCTCCGATTGTGGGTCATTGTGATTGCCGGCAATCTCTTAGGGGCGGCGGCGAGTGCGTCTTTGTTAACAATGACTGAAACGGTCATTCAAGCCAAGGCGGGTTATGTGGCGATCGGACACCATTTGGTGGAGTTCGATGCCTTTTCACTCATTGTCAGCGCACTACTCGCCGGCTGGTTGATGGCCCTTGGCGCTTGGCTGGTGATCTCCACAAGAATCGGCTTTAGCCAGATGGTTTCGATCTACGTGGTGACGTTCCTCATCGGATTGGGAGGACTGCACCACTCCATCGCCGGCTCTGCCGAAATGTTTACTGCACTGTTCATCAGCGACGAATTCACGCTCCGGCAGACCATGCGATTCATTGGTCTGGCGCTATTCGGAAATCTAATCGGGGGCAGCCTGTTTGTCGGAGTGCTGAATTACGCTCATATCCGCAAAACGCAACCTGCCAGCGAAGCATCCTCCATCAAGACTGAGGATTCGTAA